The Stieleria sp. JC731 genome has a segment encoding these proteins:
- a CDS encoding peroxiredoxin family protein codes for MSQGKFLSLVVAAVLAATPAVAQDVEQDTQSQPATMIDIGEFEVPDGDLDEIVQYVDELSELQTELNRQFNDAQAKINDAMREASEQILAQGDDLSDRHFAIAAKLVLPNRIREVADLSVEEQEKLLAMTTRELNIILEVNPQQPNLRNALNLATYLERAGDPDLALKANKSFAEILSELSDPRLRSLQARFESSAKRLALLGKEIDLVGNLVSGDKFDWSQYRGKVVLVDFWATWCGPCIAEAPNVRENYERYHDKGFDVVGISLDTDRERLETFIEKEDVPWVNLFEDDAGWKHPMAVEYGINAIPSVWLVNEEGKVVSLNARGPELGKQLAKLLGPVEEPAEESVEESAE; via the coding sequence ATGAGCCAAGGTAAATTCTTGTCACTAGTCGTTGCTGCTGTTCTTGCCGCTACCCCAGCAGTCGCTCAAGACGTTGAACAAGACACCCAATCGCAACCAGCGACGATGATTGATATTGGCGAATTCGAAGTCCCTGATGGTGACTTGGATGAAATCGTTCAATACGTCGACGAACTCAGTGAGTTGCAAACCGAGCTGAATCGACAGTTCAACGACGCTCAGGCCAAAATTAATGACGCGATGCGTGAAGCGTCGGAACAGATCTTGGCCCAGGGCGACGACCTTTCCGATCGTCACTTCGCGATCGCAGCGAAGTTAGTTCTGCCCAACCGGATCCGTGAAGTTGCCGACCTGAGTGTTGAAGAACAAGAAAAGCTACTCGCGATGACAACGCGTGAGCTTAACATCATCCTGGAAGTCAACCCACAACAGCCCAACCTGAGGAACGCTTTGAATCTGGCAACGTATCTAGAACGTGCCGGCGATCCAGATTTGGCGTTAAAAGCGAATAAGTCATTTGCGGAGATCTTGAGCGAGCTTTCCGACCCAAGATTGCGATCTCTACAAGCACGTTTCGAATCGTCAGCTAAACGCTTGGCGCTGCTCGGTAAAGAGATCGATTTGGTTGGCAATCTGGTCAGTGGAGACAAGTTCGACTGGTCGCAATATCGTGGCAAAGTTGTGCTCGTTGACTTCTGGGCGACATGGTGTGGTCCCTGTATCGCAGAAGCGCCCAATGTTCGGGAAAACTACGAACGCTATCACGACAAAGGCTTTGACGTCGTTGGCATCAGCCTGGACACCGACCGCGAACGCTTAGAAACGTTCATCGAAAAAGAAGACGTCCCGTGGGTCAACCTTTTCGAAGACGACGCCGGATGGAAGCACCCGATGGCCGTCGAATACGGAATCAACGCGATCCCATCAGTCTGGCTCGTTAATGAAGAAGGCAAAGTGGTCTCGCTGAACGCACGCGGACCAGAACTGGGAAAACAGTTGGCAAAGCTGCTGGGCCCTGTAGAAGAACCTGCTGAAGAGTCGGTGGAAGAATCCGCCGAGTAA
- a CDS encoding peptidase yields the protein MLPKLSRRRFVAAAAAAVPAIMTAKRSAAQNVLGSGDFQFRYEHAWPQLPDQYHWQTTHNVTVDDQNRLYVIHEGQSKLADHPAIFVFDEDGRFVKAFGEQFQGGGHGLDIRTENGTPFIYVSGYQHLKTICKLTLDGEVVWQKYAPMKSGKYAEGEASNPKAKWGRDRFMPTNFAFLDNGDFLVADGYGAYVVHQYDADGNWKGVFGGAGDGNGTFNLPHGIWIDRRGDSPMIVVADRAHNSLQVFDMDHNYIRTVDGFGLPANIDTHGDLMLVPELVARVSLLDKNFNTVVTLGDDRERVSADKKRSIRANPSKWIDGKFVHPHDACFDKNGDIVVAEWVSTGRITKLTRV from the coding sequence ATGCTGCCCAAGCTTTCACGTCGACGATTTGTCGCAGCCGCTGCTGCTGCCGTTCCTGCAATCATGACTGCCAAACGATCTGCCGCACAAAACGTGCTCGGTTCGGGCGACTTTCAGTTCCGCTATGAACACGCTTGGCCACAGCTTCCAGACCAGTACCACTGGCAAACGACCCATAACGTCACTGTTGACGATCAGAACCGTTTGTACGTCATCCATGAAGGTCAGTCGAAACTCGCTGACCATCCTGCAATTTTTGTCTTTGACGAAGACGGTCGGTTTGTCAAAGCGTTCGGAGAACAGTTTCAGGGTGGTGGACACGGCTTGGACATCCGAACCGAAAACGGTACGCCTTTTATCTACGTCTCTGGCTATCAGCACCTGAAGACGATTTGCAAACTGACGCTCGACGGCGAGGTCGTTTGGCAAAAGTACGCACCGATGAAGTCTGGCAAGTACGCCGAGGGCGAAGCATCGAACCCCAAAGCAAAATGGGGACGCGACCGATTCATGCCAACCAACTTTGCGTTCTTAGACAATGGAGATTTCTTGGTTGCCGACGGGTATGGCGCGTATGTCGTGCACCAGTACGATGCCGACGGGAATTGGAAGGGCGTGTTTGGTGGGGCCGGTGATGGTAACGGAACATTTAACCTGCCGCACGGGATCTGGATTGACCGACGCGGTGATTCGCCAATGATTGTTGTCGCAGATCGAGCCCACAACTCGTTGCAGGTTTTTGATATGGATCACAACTACATCAGAACCGTTGATGGGTTTGGACTGCCAGCCAATATCGATACGCACGGTGACTTGATGCTCGTCCCAGAGTTGGTCGCACGAGTTTCGTTGTTGGACAAAAACTTCAATACCGTCGTCACATTGGGGGATGATCGCGAAAGAGTTTCTGCGGACAAAAAGCGATCGATTCGTGCAAACCCCTCGAAATGGATTGATGGAAAATTCGTCCATCCCCATGACGCTTGCTTTGATAAAAATGGCGATATTGTCGTCGCCGAGTGGGTTTCGACCGGCAGAATCACCAAGCTCACTCGCGTCTAA
- a CDS encoding metallophosphoesterase — translation MNFSTNNDGQALTGNSCFVSDLHLFSRRSTGDQVVQSLHQKARDCHTLVLGGDIFDFKWSSDPCPDSTLNRAETWIEDLLRQSDRCEFHYILGNHDSHPLFVDRLRTLAARFPNFQWHRYFVRLDHCLFLHGDVADGSLDHARLDARRERMEKKKRRHPVLHYAYDLAIHARLHRLAILSIREIVVLGRIREYCEIIGQDPDAGVTDVYFGHTHFDLDGVDYQGLTFHNGGAAIKGLRFRIVDASLRSPATIRV, via the coding sequence ATGAACTTTTCGACGAATAACGACGGCCAAGCTTTAACTGGCAACAGCTGTTTCGTCTCCGATCTACACCTATTCTCTCGCCGTTCGACGGGCGATCAGGTCGTGCAGTCGCTACATCAGAAAGCACGCGATTGCCATACGCTGGTTCTCGGTGGCGATATCTTCGATTTCAAGTGGAGCTCCGATCCCTGCCCGGATAGCACACTGAACCGAGCCGAGACGTGGATTGAAGATTTACTTCGTCAAAGTGATCGTTGCGAGTTCCACTACATTCTTGGCAACCACGATTCGCACCCTCTGTTTGTTGATCGATTGAGGACTTTGGCGGCACGGTTTCCGAATTTTCAGTGGCATCGCTATTTTGTGCGATTGGATCACTGTCTATTTCTTCATGGCGATGTCGCAGACGGTTCGTTGGATCACGCGCGTCTGGATGCGCGACGTGAGAGGATGGAGAAAAAGAAACGACGCCATCCGGTGCTGCACTATGCCTACGATTTGGCAATCCACGCCAGGTTGCATCGGCTTGCGATCCTTTCGATTCGTGAAATCGTTGTGCTCGGACGCATCCGCGAGTACTGCGAAATTATCGGGCAAGATCCCGATGCCGGTGTGACGGACGTATATTTCGGTCACACCCATTTCGACTTGGACGGAGTCGACTATCAAGGGCTAACGTTTCACAACGGTGGGGCAGCGATCAAAGGCCTTCGATTTAGAATTGTCGATGCATCCTTGCGTTCACCAGCGACGATTCGGGTTTGA
- a CDS encoding alpha/beta hydrolase translates to MRYVATVSCLLLALLHTGFMHAAENEGPKFAAEQHEMPLWDGMAPGSEHQGDGDVPKLIVTLVKSDQPTAAIVILPGGGYGGHAIGHEGYDFAEWFKERGVSSAICTYRLRGKGNAGKGYGHPIPLNDAQRAIQTLRSNASKWNIDPERIGVIGFSAGGHLCATVSTRYADTDAGTDPISKVSSRPDFSILCYPVIAFGKDHTHKGSQRNLLGPDADEATIADTSGEAHVSEQTPPTFLFHTAADKAVPPQNSLDYYYALANNKVPAELHIFPEGRHGLGLAKDQPGASVWPSLCEKWLRSLGVVTAQ, encoded by the coding sequence ATGAGATACGTCGCCACCGTTTCCTGTCTACTCCTTGCGCTGCTCCACACCGGTTTCATGCACGCCGCTGAAAATGAAGGCCCCAAGTTCGCTGCAGAGCAACACGAAATGCCGCTTTGGGATGGAATGGCTCCCGGATCGGAGCACCAAGGCGACGGCGATGTTCCGAAGTTGATCGTGACACTCGTCAAATCAGATCAACCGACCGCAGCGATCGTGATTTTGCCCGGTGGCGGATATGGCGGTCACGCAATCGGACACGAAGGCTACGACTTTGCCGAGTGGTTTAAAGAACGTGGCGTCTCATCCGCGATTTGCACTTACCGACTTCGCGGCAAAGGAAACGCTGGTAAAGGCTATGGGCACCCCATCCCCCTAAACGATGCTCAACGAGCGATCCAAACGCTGCGCTCCAATGCATCGAAATGGAACATCGATCCGGAACGCATCGGCGTCATCGGCTTTTCAGCGGGCGGTCACCTCTGTGCGACCGTGTCGACGCGCTATGCAGATACGGATGCCGGCACAGACCCGATTTCCAAAGTCTCGTCTCGTCCAGATTTCAGCATCTTGTGCTACCCGGTAATCGCATTCGGAAAAGATCACACGCACAAAGGGAGCCAGCGTAATCTTCTTGGCCCCGACGCTGACGAAGCAACCATCGCAGACACTTCTGGCGAAGCTCACGTTAGCGAACAGACACCTCCGACGTTTCTGTTTCATACCGCCGCCGATAAAGCAGTCCCACCGCAAAACAGTTTGGATTACTACTACGCCTTGGCTAATAACAAAGTCCCCGCTGAACTTCATATCTTCCCAGAAGGCCGCCACGGACTTGGTTTGGCAAAGGATCAGCCAGGAGCTTCCGTATGGCCGTCCCTTTGTGAAAAGTGGTTGCGGAGCCTCGGCGTCGTTACTGCCCAGTAG
- the cyaB gene encoding class IV adenylate cyclase, with protein sequence MLEIESKYRIDDPSAVCEHLISLGAQRQPIETHADTYLRHPCRDFAQTKEALRVRLVDGVASVTYKGPKLNLADSDLKARKEIEWCLAPADAEGEQMTSLMNALGFEPVATVRKQRQTFKWSPDDERADFSVTVDRVEKVGTYAEIELLLHDESPEAVAAAGDRIRSLAAELGLHETERRSYLSLLLSLS encoded by the coding sequence ATGCTAGAAATTGAATCTAAATATCGGATCGACGACCCGTCGGCTGTCTGCGAACACTTGATTTCGCTTGGTGCTCAGCGGCAACCGATTGAAACCCATGCTGACACGTATCTGCGACATCCCTGCCGCGACTTCGCTCAAACAAAAGAAGCCTTGAGGGTACGGCTCGTCGATGGTGTCGCATCGGTGACCTATAAAGGTCCCAAGCTAAACCTCGCTGATTCAGACTTGAAAGCTCGTAAAGAGATCGAATGGTGCTTGGCCCCCGCGGACGCTGAAGGCGAGCAGATGACATCGCTGATGAACGCGCTGGGATTTGAACCTGTCGCAACAGTCCGCAAACAACGTCAGACGTTTAAGTGGTCGCCAGACGATGAACGTGCGGACTTTTCGGTGACGGTTGACCGAGTCGAAAAAGTTGGCACATATGCTGAGATCGAGCTCCTACTCCATGACGAAAGCCCAGAAGCGGTTGCCGCGGCAGGCGATCGCATTCGCTCACTGGCTGCTGAACTGGGCCTGCACGAAACGGAGCGTCGAAGCTACTTGAGCCTGCTGCTGAGTCTCAGCTAG
- a CDS encoding NUDIX domain-containing protein, whose translation MTTAIEDTYKFCPRCGNQHPTPGAIPFRCPECQFTNFFGPVAAVGGLVVDDQQRLLLVRRARDPGKGRWGLPGGFVDVGETIEDALKREITEETQLAVDSIDLLMTFPNQYNYRGVVSQVIDLFYTCEAVDASAVTLEESELDDFVWTVPDQSYLDNMAFDSNRRAVERWLQMRERD comes from the coding sequence ATGACGACTGCGATCGAAGATACCTACAAGTTCTGCCCGCGTTGCGGTAACCAGCATCCGACCCCGGGGGCGATTCCGTTCCGTTGCCCCGAGTGTCAATTCACAAACTTTTTTGGCCCGGTAGCGGCTGTCGGCGGTTTGGTGGTTGATGACCAACAGCGGTTGTTGCTGGTCCGCCGGGCTCGCGATCCAGGAAAAGGCCGTTGGGGGCTACCCGGTGGATTTGTCGATGTCGGAGAGACGATCGAAGACGCCTTGAAGCGTGAAATCACCGAGGAAACGCAGTTAGCAGTCGATTCGATCGATCTGCTCATGACTTTTCCAAATCAATACAACTACCGCGGTGTCGTCTCACAAGTGATCGACTTGTTTTACACATGTGAGGCCGTTGATGCCTCTGCGGTAACACTTGAAGAAAGCGAACTGGACGATTTCGTTTGGACGGTTCCTGATCAAAGCTACCTCGACAACATGGCGTTCGATTCCAATCGACGAGCGGTCGAGCGGTGGTTGCAGATGAGAGAACGCGATTGA
- the mqnB gene encoding futalosine hydrolase: MKTLVLIPTDMERRAIQSSLPALPEDWQVEVVGFGVVAAAIRTAELIGRLKPSKVIVAGIAGVYCDAQVDLVGDAFWFDEVSIDGIGIGQGDQFRSATELGWNWYNSDSDDGVSLKLDRPELLTNDSRAMKLLTVCAASVSIEEAEQRRKRYTGAFAEDRICCEDSVCCEDMESFAVALACKRSEIPVQVLRGISNVAGNRDKTTWQIGAALHAVANEIQKAIIEQ; encoded by the coding sequence TTGAAAACGCTTGTCTTGATTCCGACGGACATGGAGCGACGTGCGATCCAGTCCTCGTTGCCTGCCCTGCCCGAAGATTGGCAGGTGGAAGTGGTCGGTTTTGGTGTCGTTGCGGCGGCAATTCGAACGGCCGAACTGATCGGGCGATTGAAACCTTCAAAAGTCATCGTGGCAGGAATCGCAGGCGTCTACTGCGATGCACAAGTTGATCTCGTGGGCGATGCCTTTTGGTTTGATGAAGTTTCGATCGATGGAATCGGGATCGGGCAAGGCGATCAATTTCGCTCGGCGACTGAGCTCGGATGGAACTGGTACAACAGCGACTCCGATGACGGGGTTTCGCTTAAGCTCGATCGTCCCGAGCTATTGACCAATGATTCCCGGGCAATGAAGTTGCTGACAGTATGCGCCGCTTCGGTATCGATCGAGGAAGCCGAACAGCGTCGCAAGCGATACACAGGTGCGTTCGCTGAAGACCGCATCTGCTGTGAAGACAGCGTTTGCTGTGAAGACATGGAATCCTTTGCGGTTGCACTGGCATGCAAACGCAGTGAGATTCCCGTTCAAGTTTTGCGTGGCATTTCGAACGTTGCCGGCAATCGAGACAAGACAACTTGGCAAATCGGTGCGGCACTCCATGCCGTTGCTAACGAAATTCAAAAAGCGATTATCGAACAATAA